The Argopecten irradians isolate NY chromosome 6, Ai_NY, whole genome shotgun sequence genome has a window encoding:
- the LOC138326469 gene encoding potassium voltage-gated channel protein Shaw-like, giving the protein MRELHVPLEVCGAVVKRELDYWHVNQYCIKSCCWRHYRSYIENKAILDSFNRSLEKERVQININEYEGWRRLQMKVWLILEHPRTSRVAMVYGIVSLLFVVVSILGFCLESLPMLKKPLNLKNITSNGNTTSGCDGSGSTTQVMTQNEALNILDIICTVYFTIELAIRFCFAPEKMKFVRSMMNIIDLLALVPLYMQLIFNTDTLQSCYVNERLVIEIMFLLRIVRMFRIMHLVKHYQALKILVYALKASVQELLMLAIFLIIGMLVFASMIYYAERKDAVHPSDTFNTIPMGFWWALITMTTVGYGDVFPTQPIGYVVGAACAVSGVLMIALTIPVISNNFTLFYTHVRSRGTKEEERDRYRNSMSTCVNNPFREDTATVNSEEDGYGTISLLDEKRKSTDSVIDTYMNGHAALKHFPGRKSPKYKHIKKIPEATSLNDMIIRNSDFDICGPESDKARSDDGVAYAGETLL; this is encoded by the exons ATGA GGGAACTGCATGTGCCATTAGAAGTATGTGGTGCCGTGGTAAAGCGAGAGTTGGACTACTGGCATGTGAACCAGTACTGTATAAAGTCTTGCTGCTGGCGACACTACCGCTCTTACATCGAAAACAAAGCCATTCTCGACTCCTTCAACCGTAGTTTGGAAAAAGAGCGAGTTCAGATCAACATTAATGAATACGAGGGATGGAGACGTCTACAAATGAAAGTATGGCTGATTCTGGAACATCCACGGACCTCGCGTGTGGCCATG GTATATGGTATCGTGTCTCTCCTGTTCGTCGTAGTTAGTATCCTGGGATTTTGCCTAGAATCACTTCCGATGTTGAAGAAGCCATTAAATTTGAAGAACATTACCTCGAACGGTAATACAACCAGTGGATGTGATGGATCCGGATCTACAACGCAAGTCATGACTCAAAACGAGGCTCTCAACATTCTTGATATAATTTGTACAGTTTATTTCACAATTGAATTGGCGATCAGGTTCTGTTTTGCTCCAGAGAAGATGAAATTTGTTCGCTCCATGATGAATATCATCGACTTGTTAGCGTTAGTTCCTCTGTATATGCAACTTATCTTCAATACCGACACTTTGCAATCATGTTATGTAAACGAACGGCTTGTGATTGAAATCATGTTCTTGTTAAGAATAGTTAGAATGTTTAGAATCATGCATCTTGTGAAACACTACCAAGCTCTGAAAATTTTGGTGTATGCCCTTAAGGCCAGTGTCCAGGAGTTGCTCATGCTCGCTATATTCCTCATCATCGGCATGCTTGTATTTGCATCCATGATTTACTATGCAGAACGAAAGGATGCTGTTCATCCAAGCGATACTTTCAACACGATTCCAATGGGTTTCTGGTGGGCCCTAATTACCATGACTACAGTTGGTTACGGTGACGTATTCCCCACCCAACCAATCGGATACGTTGTAGGGGCCGCGTGTGCTGTCAGTGGCGTACTTATGATAGCACTGACAATTCCCGTAATATCAAACAACTTCACGCTCTTCTACACGCACGTGCGATCACGTGGTACAAAGGAGGAGGAGCGTGACAGATACAGAAATAGCATGAGCACGTGCGTAAATAACCCCTTTAGAGAGGATACTGCAACAGTGAATTCGGAGGAGGATGGGTATGGAACCATTTCGTTATTAGACGAAAAAAGAAAATCGACAGATTCGGTTATAGATACCTATATGAACGGACATGCAGCTCTTAAACACTTTCCTGGTAGAAAATCGCCGAAATACAAACACATCAAAAAGATTCCAGAAGCAACTTCGTTGAACGATATGATCATTCGCAATTCGGATTTCGACATCTGTGGTCCTGAAAGTGATAAAGCTCGATCAGACGACGGAGTGGCTTATGCTGGGGAAACGTTACTGTAA